The sequence agataTAGAAGCTTATAAGAAAGATAGTGAATTCTCATCTGTTGTAATAAAGGACGAATAAACAAACTCTTTATAATCACAATAATTAGGGtaagtattaataatagtatataaatatttgactTCAATGACTGACTTTTGAGAGTAGAGTTCATTACCGAGCGTGAGAAGTATTTGGCGGAGTTCAGCAGACATGATTGTGCCGTTGCCTTCCTTGTCCAATGGGCGCAGCGCCTCCACGAAGTCCTCGTATTTGCCTTGTTTTGAAGATGCTGAGATTTGCTGGAACATGGGCAAGAAGGTCTCAAAGTCGACCAATTTGGATTGAAGCTCTGGAACACAACATGGAGAGGTTTGGAGAGATTTGTACAGCACAATTTGAATAGATCtgatttttgtttcttcttcctctACTCTTGTATTTTCCCGTTAAAGGGTCGCCATGGTGTATCATCTGTTTCCAGATGATTATCTTTATAGAATGTTGTTCATGATTatcagggtctccgatttttgagaaatgcttcagaaaactgagtcgggccgaataataaacaaaaatcaaaacaaacgtgtggccaatgagcagaaaggggcggggcttgccaatatgcggtggagagagtgttcagtgtgttttaacattgacatggaggataaaaacaaagaaagaaagagaagaaagacttacgataaggacaagaagtaggacgtgttaatataggatcagctttccagcgctggagagaactgaaggagcaggaagttggccacatattcacaggttggagtttcccgagtcaataactcctgagctaaacgctgttactacacaaataacacctcttttctatcgtagtaatgtagagaggcagctacaaccgcgttttgtgtagtaacagcgtttagctcaggagttatcgactcgggaaactccgacctgtgaatatgtgtccaactttacttaagacgccgaggcgcttttttccttctcgataggtgagtaacgttggttttgctttgttacacagaactaatatatgcctttgtcctttacatcattatgcttgtgtggcatttttgcttgtttgtttatctacaatcgtattgttcttcccttcagctatgataaagacacgtttctttccgttagtcgcctgggttacgtatgtatgtgtgggcggagctattgatacaggggtgggacaaGTTTGGGTtaagggcgtgtttgttttggtgattttaaatgtcGACATTgactttcaaacatcggagactcTTCCTTTTATATGTTTGATAGAACATTCTGTTCTTTGGCAACTCATGAAAATCTCTGGATAGACACCTCATCTCCCCACCAAACCCTGCATAACTTTGACCTTACAGCTAATCCAGCTAATAAATCTTTTATTCCCCTGCTTCTTGTCACATGCTCTATTCAGGTTTCATTTCTTTACTCGACGGGCGAGTCATTTCGATCTTACCCTCGGGATCTGACGTCCCAAGCACTTTAAAGACTTCTGCATTGGTAGGATTCAAacccaaagccctcatcacgtCGCCACACTGACCGAGTGAAATTTCACCCTTGGACGTCCTGATGAACATCGAGAAGGCGTCTTGGATGTCTACAGAAGTGttgcacaagaaaaaaaaaagatggacaATTAATTAGAAACTATGTACACTAGGTCTAATCTGTGGTGTGACCTCAACTATGTATATTTTAGACGGATTGCTTACCTCTTAATTGTTCAGTGCTCAAGTCTTTCTATGAAAGAGGAATGAGAATCAAGTTACAATGCAGTCCCTTCCACAAATGGGCTCACTGACAGACAAGCTGAAAATCATCACTCGTCTCATAATTACCCTGATATACAATTCTAACACAACAAGCTTGACCACTATTTGTGGTCCAAACAGAGCATTATATTGCAGATGATGGTTTGCAGCTGTTGGGTCACACATTTCCTCTTTCTTCTTAATATTTTCAGTGCTACGCTTTGGGATTCTGGGGCTAAATTGTGAACGATAAGCTACAAATACCAAATGGCAGATGTAAAAATATAATAGGAAAACACTCCACTTCTATGCTAAAAAGAGGAACCATCATACATGCCTACATTCTGGAGTAATTGAGTGCAACATAACGCGCGTGCTCAGGCGACGGCTATTACCTTTGGAACGTTAAGCGTCTCAACAGCTAGAATATTAGAATTAGGCTGAATGATATAAGGAAAACATGCAACTGTGCCAGTGTGCTGCCCAGTAAAATACTAATATACCTTAAAGAAATGGGATAATTACTAAATTTACtaaacggggagaacatgcaaactccacacacacgaggcggaggagggaatcgaacccccaaccctggaggtgtgaggcgaacgtgctaaccactaagccaccgtgcccacacTAGGAAAATGTTTTGGTTATTCTTGCACCAtaaaccaataataataaaaaaaaccaaaaccttACCAGCATTGGTGCTGCATTTGATGGAGCTGTAGTAGACATGGCTGTACGATTACCAGAGATGAAGAACTCAGGAACATATACTGTACGGTCGAAGTGATCGGTGTTTATATACTCACCTTCTCCCCACTCACAACTATGGCAAGTAGCCAAAGCTCTGCAATATTGCACACAGTTCTAAAACAGGAAAGACCAGGAGATCCCCATGGGTATCCTAACTCCATTGCCGGAGTCTCCATCTATTCCCTCACCAGATTagtatctctgtgtgtattttcGAACTTGTTCTTTGAACTTTgagaaattatttttctttcttctctacTTGGTTAGATCATGTTTTGTATACTATTGGTGGACACCCTGGATaaatatactacagtatatactaccCACCGGCTCAACAAAAAGtttcagtagaaaaaaaaaataatcacaatctCTCCACTAATAGGAGCAAAATGCTTGAAGATGCTTCtttatacacaatacacactttttatttCCCACTCATGGTCCAACCAACCCATCTCTAAACCGCTATCAGGTGGACTTAATTTTGGCAGAATTTTGACCTTTAACTGAAAGTGATATATTGCCATTCTCATATGCCATGAGCAATACAGTGTTCCTTGTCATTTTGGAATATAGACCATCACACATGGTGAAATCGTTAGTCACGAAGATTCATTCttacaaatcatttttattgctttaagtCAGAACCGATGGACGATAATGAGACAGAGAACATGATTAAAATCCagtttaacattatttaattgaccattgtgggtttttctttctttaatgtaagggtaccaacaattttgtccacgtgtgtacaTAGCTATGCACAGCTCTCAGGGAACATTTGATGAAATAGAGAATGTTGTTCATAAGCTGTATGAGTGGGCTACATCTTCAAGCAGTTCTTGTCTAATACAAAGTAACTAGAACGACTAGATGCAGTAAAGGCTGAAAATAAGCAACTTCAATCTAGACTCtcaggcacggtggcttagtggttagcacgtttgcctcacacctctagggtcgggggttcgattcccgcctccgccttgtgtgtgtggaggttgcatgttctccccgtgcctcgggggtttcctccgggtactccggtttcctcccccggtccaaagacatgcatggtagtttgattggcatctctggaaaattgtccgtagtgtgtgtgtgtgagtgaatgagagtgtgtgtgtgccctgtgatgggtgggcactccgtccagggtgtatcctgcctcgatgcccgatgacgcctgagataggcacaggctccccgtgacccaagaagttcagataagcggtagaaaatgaatgaatctagaCTCGATGACGGGGAACTTTCTAAAAGAAATTACCAGGCTTGTGAAACgatctggaaagaagaaaatgtcAGGATGCAGAATGAAATCACACTTCTTAGAACTAACGCTTAGCATGCTTAAATCATCTCCGAAAACATTGTCCAATGAATTGGAGGAAGCAACAATAAATGGCCCAACTGAGAAAAACACCAGTAAGGTATCTCTGTATGTGGCACATTgtgtaacattcattcatttatttattcattctctaccgcttatccgaacttctcgggtcacggggagcctgtgcctatctcaggcgtcatcgggcatcgaggcaggatacaccctggacggaatgccaacccatcacagggcacacacacacactctcattcacacacacactacggacaatgttccagagatgccaatcaacctaccatgcatgtctttggactgggggaggaaaccggagtacccggaggaaacccccgaggaacggggagaacatgcaaactccacacacacaaggcggaggagagaatcaaaccccaaacccaggaggtgtgaggcaaacgtgcatGAAGATAGAGATGAGAGCTCGGAAAGAGTCAGCAGTCAATACTATGATTGTACAGTTAGATTTCCTTTGCACCAAACCATGCATGCTAGTGAAAGAGACGAGGAACCGACGATCTCTACTATGGTCCCAGTAATCAGGATGTTTGATACTGCCAAACAAAACTTGGATCAATATGCCAACATTTACTGTACAAATGAACAGAtgatgcatgtgtatgtgtttgcctGGTACTTTTTCTGGAAAACCAGAAATGCCAATAAGTCCTAGGTGTGATGTCAGTTAGCTGAAATAACATATCTGATGTTCACATGAGAAAAGGGCAGCACCCAGTGGCCTTTTCACAGCCGTTATTGGAGACATTCAAAACTTTCCGTGGCAATCCTGACATTACTCTGTATGATGTCAGTTTCAAATCTCACTCACCCGTTCTGTTGTGCCAATGTGTGTGATCCATCTCGCTgaatataataacataattgCTAAAACGAATTGTATCACTAATGCATAGGAATCTCATCCTGAGTTAGAAATCCTTATCGGAACAGCGGTCGCAAGGTTTCCTGCAAAAATAAAGGACCATGTTATTGGAGATAGAAAGGAAAAACTACCCCCTTACAACCCTGATAACCTCCTGGTGTCTTATTCATGTGGCAAAGAGAGACATAATTCCAGAGAACGCAAATTTTCCCTTTAGAGGACAGGCCAAAAATTTTAAGTAGGAGCTCAAGCAACTCCTTGGCTGCTATTTGTCACCAAGCCACTCAGAAAATTTGGCACGGTCAGAAAAACAAGATGTATTTTGGTCAGGATGTGCACCATGATGAAGTCATGGTAAAAAGTTACCAACATGAGCCCTATGGTCACTAACTGGTGCCTTTgtttgtcttgtgccatgtgtctttgtatttgtttttttatcatgtGTTTGCCCTGCCTTATACTTTACCCTTTCCTAGCTCTgtacacctgttcctcatgtcttCCCAGTTACATTccctggggcagtggtggctcaactggttaaggctctgagtttacatttacatttactcaggggcccagcagtggtagcttggtggacctggggttcaaacccatgaccttccaatcagtagcccaacaccttaaccactgggctACAACATCCCTGGGTTGTTAACAtatgggttgttgatcggaggatcggggttcaagtcccagcactgccaagcttgagcaaggccctcagccctccctgctccaggggcgctgtatcatactgtagctgcccctgcactctgaccccaacctccttagctggggtatgtgaagaaaagaattccgctGTAGGCCGTTCTATTAATACCGGGGTGCTaggtctgtattttttttgtctgtccttGTCATTGCATGCCACCTGGTTCttgaatttgttctctgttttatgctcttgtttttggctttgtggtATCTTGATAATTATGTAGTTTTGCCTGGTTTTTTGTTCTTGCCATGTTTTTGTGTCAGGTCCTTCTAgtttcttttatataaaaccTCTTGTTATCTGCCATCTCTGCATCTGGGTCTGATTTTCCACTCTGTGGGCGCACCGTTTTCTGACAACGTGCCTTTCTCATCGTTTGTCAATGCATTCTGTTATTTTGTACGTGATCCATATTGAGACCTCAAATAGCAGATAATTCACTGATCAATTCTGGCTGTGATGGTCCCTGAATACCTCTGTTCCAAACCcaggaaatattttaaaagaaaccaTATGATACGTTTGCCTGATGGAATGGAGCTATAAGTGTGCATTAGGTGATGTCTCAATGACAGGTACTGTAAGGTTCgaaggaatcgaacccccaaccctggaggtgtgaggcaaacaagtgctaaccattaagccaccatgcccccccatTGACAATAATTACTATAAATTATGTCATTTAGATGGTCGCTGGTATAAACATTGTGTGGGCAGAGGATTCTGTCTGAGTTGCTGGAATTTCACCAAacctccaaaaaaaacaaaaaacaaaagggtCACAAATTGGTGTCCTGTTTTTTCCTGGGTAATGGGAGTAAATGTGATTTGCTAATATTCCTTAAATCCAGtgtcaattaaaattaaataataatagataaacggtgaaaaaaaatgtttgccaATGTTTagcattagaaataaaatattagaggGACCAAATCTTTGTGGATTAAGGAGATAAAGGTGGTTAATAGCTATGCCCCACGTCTATTTTGCCTTTACCCGTAACCGACTTGCCAACTGACTCAAGTGGCATTGCTCTTTGCTTGCTGGAAGAGTGATTATGTTTTTGTCCCTGGAATAAGATCATGACTGGCATCCGTGGGAAGCAGTGTGTCAGGGATCTGGACCAGTGCCCACACTTTCAACAACTGATCTGTTCTGGAAATTCTCCTTGCAGCACCCGCACACTGAACGTGTCCTTATCCCTAAACCTGTGGCCCTAGAGTCCCCAACCTGAGGGAGGAAGCGACAGACACAGGGAGGGTGGAAGGGGTGATAGGGAAACCCTGTTTTTGGTCTGTTGGCCATGAGCTGGCCTTCCCTGACAATAGAGCCAGCAGACAAACTAGTCCCACACTTCCATGGGACCCCAAATACCGGCACATCAGATAACAAAACAGgtcattaaacactgacaatCAACACCAATACCATtttctggagaaggcatttgcaGAGATCAGAAGATACTTCTGGCTCCTTAGACACTTCTGGCTCCACATAGTCTTGCCTAGCTTGCCAGAGCATTATTAGTGGCATGGATCACCCGATGTTCCACAGATGGCTAACCTGCTCGATCATAGGTTAAAGCTCTTTGCCTGCTTCCCATTCCACAAGTGTAGACTGTTTTGGCTCCTTCCTGATCAGAGTAGGCAGACAAAGTGTTGCAGTATAGTACAGAAGTGCCATACCACTGAAGTTTCTTTGTCAACATACTCATATGGATTTAGAGTTCTTCTTGATTACATGGTGTTTGAGGGATTTTAAAAATGGTGACAATGCAACAGCAAGCCCTCCAGCCCTCTCAGAAAGACTAGCTTGCTCTATTAATGCACCTAGTGCCCCCACTTACGCTT is a genomic window of Tachysurus fulvidraco isolate hzauxx_2018 chromosome 8, HZAU_PFXX_2.0, whole genome shotgun sequence containing:
- the zgc:163073 gene encoding myosin light chain 4 isoform X3, producing MSTTAPSNAAPMLKDLSTEQLRDIQDAFSMFIRTSKGEISLGQCGDVMRALGLNPTNAEVFKVLGTSDPEELQSKLVDFETFLPMFQQISASSKQGKYEDFVEALRPLDKEGNGTIMSAELRQILLTLGERLSVGEVEQVFSGQEESDGFISYEAFVKHIMSV
- the zgc:163073 gene encoding myosin light chain 4 isoform X1 produces the protein MDHTHWHNRTDLSTEQLRDIQDAFSMFIRTSKGEISLGQCGDVMRALGLNPTNAEVFKVLGTSDPEELQSKLVDFETFLPMFQQISASSKQGKYEDFVEALRPLDKEGNGTIMSAELRQILLTLGERLSVGEVEQVFSGQEESDGFISYEAFVKHIMSV
- the zgc:163073 gene encoding myosin light chain 4 isoform X4 — protein: MFIRTSKGEISLGQCGDVMRALGLNPTNAEVFKVLGTSDPEELQSKLVDFETFLPMFQQISASSKQGKYEDFVEALRPLDKEGNGTIMSAELRQILLTLGERLSVGEVEQVFSGQEESDGFISYEAFVKHIMSV
- the zgc:163073 gene encoding myosin light chain 4 isoform X2 encodes the protein MLLYSARWITHIGTTERKDLSTEQLRDIQDAFSMFIRTSKGEISLGQCGDVMRALGLNPTNAEVFKVLGTSDPEELQSKLVDFETFLPMFQQISASSKQGKYEDFVEALRPLDKEGNGTIMSAELRQILLTLGERLSVGEVEQVFSGQEESDGFISYEAFVKHIMSV